A region of Phytohabitans rumicis DNA encodes the following proteins:
- a CDS encoding steroid 3-ketoacyl-CoA thiolase yields MGTPVIVEAVRTPIGKRAGWLSGLHAAELLGAAQRGLVERAGIDPALVEQVLGGCVTQGGEQSNNVTRTAWLHAGLPYQTGCLTLDAQCGSAQQAAHLVAGLIAADAIEVGIACGVESMSRVPLRANLGVNAGMPRPDSWSIDLPNQYVAAERIAKLRGLTRDDVDRFGARSQANAAHAWSQGRYVREVVPVPAPVLDADGQPTGQIRTVDRDQGLRETTVEGLARLKPVVEDGLHTAGTSSQISDGAAAVLLMDADRARALGLRPRARIVAQCLVGAEPYYHLDGPVAATERVLARSGMKIDDVDLFEVNEAFAAVVLSWMGAHRPDPDRVNVNGGAIALGHPVGSTGARLITTALHELERGDASTALITMCAGGAMSTASIIERL; encoded by the coding sequence GTGGGCACTCCGGTGATCGTCGAGGCGGTGCGCACGCCGATCGGCAAGCGCGCCGGCTGGCTGTCCGGCCTGCACGCCGCCGAGTTGCTGGGTGCGGCTCAGCGCGGGCTGGTCGAGCGGGCCGGCATCGACCCGGCCCTCGTCGAGCAGGTCCTCGGCGGCTGCGTCACGCAGGGCGGCGAGCAGTCCAACAACGTGACCCGTACCGCGTGGCTGCACGCCGGACTGCCGTACCAGACGGGGTGCCTGACCCTGGACGCGCAGTGCGGCTCGGCGCAGCAGGCGGCGCATCTGGTCGCCGGCCTGATCGCGGCGGACGCGATCGAGGTCGGCATCGCCTGCGGTGTGGAGTCGATGAGCCGGGTGCCGCTGCGCGCCAATCTCGGCGTGAACGCCGGCATGCCGCGCCCGGACTCCTGGAGCATCGACCTGCCCAACCAGTACGTGGCCGCCGAGCGTATCGCGAAGCTGCGCGGCCTGACGCGCGACGACGTCGACCGGTTCGGGGCGCGCTCGCAGGCGAACGCCGCACACGCCTGGTCGCAGGGGCGGTACGTCCGCGAGGTCGTGCCGGTGCCCGCGCCGGTGCTGGACGCCGACGGCCAGCCGACCGGACAGATCCGCACCGTGGACCGCGACCAAGGGCTGCGGGAGACCACTGTGGAGGGTCTGGCCCGGCTCAAGCCGGTGGTGGAGGACGGCCTGCACACGGCCGGCACCTCCTCGCAGATCTCCGACGGCGCCGCCGCGGTGCTCCTCATGGACGCCGACCGGGCGCGCGCGCTGGGGCTGCGCCCGCGGGCCCGGATCGTCGCCCAGTGCCTGGTCGGCGCCGAGCCGTACTACCACCTGGACGGGCCGGTGGCGGCCACCGAGCGGGTGCTCGCGCGCAGCGGCATGAAGATCGACGACGTCGACCTCTTCGAGGTCAACGAGGCGTTCGCGGCCGTCGTACTGTCCTGGATGGGCGCGCACCGGCCGGACCCGGACCGGGTCAACGTCAACGGCGGCGCCATCGCGCTCGGCCATCCGGTCGGCAGCACCGGCGCCCGGCTGATCACCACCGCGCTGCACGAACTCGAGCGCGGCGACGCAAGTACCGCACTGATCACGATGTGCGCGGGCGGCGCTATGTCCACCGCGTCCATCATCGAGCGCCTCTAA
- a CDS encoding glycosyltransferase family 4 protein, translated as MLFLNWRDTRHPEGGGSEVYVERVAGELVARGHRVTLLCAAHDQGSAEETTASGIRLIRRGGRGTVYAAAALTLLAGRLGTGPLAGRRPDLVVDVCNGVPFLSPLYAGRPTVVLVHHVHREQWPVVLGRGRARFGWWLESALAPRVYRRCRYVAVSAATRDELAGLGVAESRIEVIHNGTPEVIGAPVRKTPYPSLLVLGRLVPHKRVELALRALATLSAELPGLELVVAGQGWWADRLRAEAAALGVADRTRFTGYVSEADKHALLGSAWAVVVPSLKEGWGLTVVEAGARGTPAVAFRGAGGVREAVVDGRTGLLAGDPDDFVAQLRRLLTDGALRRRLGEAARAHAASFTWAAAGAAFARVVEPIGQRVP; from the coding sequence ATCTTGTTCCTCAACTGGCGGGACACCCGCCACCCGGAAGGCGGCGGCTCCGAGGTGTACGTCGAGCGCGTCGCCGGCGAACTCGTCGCCCGCGGGCACCGGGTGACACTACTGTGCGCGGCACACGATCAGGGGTCCGCCGAAGAGACCACCGCGTCCGGCATCCGGCTGATCCGCCGGGGCGGGCGCGGCACCGTGTACGCCGCGGCGGCGCTGACCCTCCTGGCCGGGCGACTCGGCACGGGGCCCCTCGCGGGGCGCCGCCCGGACCTCGTCGTCGACGTCTGCAACGGCGTGCCCTTCCTGTCCCCGCTGTACGCCGGCCGCCCCACCGTCGTGCTCGTGCACCACGTCCACCGGGAGCAGTGGCCGGTCGTGCTGGGTCGCGGGCGCGCCCGGTTCGGCTGGTGGCTGGAGTCCGCCCTGGCGCCGCGCGTCTACCGCCGCTGCCGGTACGTCGCCGTCTCGGCCGCCACCCGGGACGAGCTGGCCGGCCTGGGCGTGGCGGAGAGCCGGATCGAGGTCATCCACAATGGAACGCCCGAGGTGATCGGTGCGCCGGTGCGCAAGACGCCGTACCCGTCGCTGTTGGTGCTCGGCCGGCTGGTCCCGCACAAGCGGGTGGAGCTGGCGCTGCGCGCCCTGGCGACGCTGTCGGCGGAACTGCCGGGCCTGGAGCTGGTGGTGGCCGGCCAGGGCTGGTGGGCGGACCGGCTGCGGGCGGAGGCCGCCGCGCTGGGCGTCGCCGACCGCACCCGGTTCACCGGCTACGTGAGCGAGGCCGACAAGCACGCCCTGCTCGGCTCGGCGTGGGCGGTCGTCGTACCCTCGCTCAAGGAAGGCTGGGGACTGACGGTGGTGGAGGCGGGCGCGCGCGGCACGCCCGCGGTGGCCTTCCGCGGCGCCGGCGGCGTCCGCGAGGCCGTGGTGGACGGCCGGACCGGCCTGCTCGCCGGCGACCCGGACGACTTCGTCGCGCAGCTGCGCCGGCTGTTGACCGACGGCGCGCTGCGGCGCCGGCTGGGCGAGGCGGCCCGCGCGCATGCGGCGAGCTTCACCTGGGCCGCGGCCGGCGCCGCCTTCGCTCGGGTGGTCGAGCCGATCGGTCAGCGGGTGCCGTAG
- a CDS encoding DUF3068 domain-containing protein: MKKRVVGAALFGTGLFLLVVAVALAFVVTPLASKMPFDLEPPVTNLDAPNATFVQARMEGGEPTIGVQQATLRASTGIQPDVGAAAELPDSLVNKTVVWNVFQNIKRTDNGEVINATESRIALDRKSGAAANWSGQCYTDQEDEPCRGGNINYRGQLYAFPFGTEKKTYQYYDSTLHTALPINYEGTETVNGLEAYRFRQVVPEQQATMDEELKGVLLGVFAPGSTSGTVQYNAARTLWVEPVTGSIIDYQEEQHRVLVSNTGVRTTLLDAVFRYTPQTRQTVVDKAGDGRSTLLLLGRWIPIGLTVLALLLLAFGYLLTRGAVRAGAPVAAVPTQPATGPDRTAVPQT; encoded by the coding sequence ATGAAGAAGCGCGTCGTGGGTGCCGCACTCTTCGGTACCGGCCTGTTCCTGTTGGTGGTCGCCGTCGCCCTGGCCTTCGTGGTGACGCCGCTCGCCAGCAAGATGCCGTTCGACCTGGAGCCCCCGGTGACCAATCTGGACGCTCCGAATGCGACGTTCGTGCAAGCACGGATGGAAGGCGGGGAGCCGACCATCGGGGTCCAGCAGGCCACCCTGCGCGCCAGCACCGGCATCCAGCCCGACGTGGGTGCCGCCGCCGAGCTTCCTGACTCGCTCGTCAACAAGACAGTGGTCTGGAACGTGTTCCAGAACATCAAGCGGACCGACAACGGTGAGGTCATCAACGCCACGGAGAGCCGGATCGCGCTCGACCGCAAGTCCGGCGCGGCGGCGAACTGGAGCGGCCAGTGCTACACCGACCAGGAGGACGAGCCCTGCCGCGGCGGCAACATCAACTACCGCGGCCAGCTCTACGCCTTCCCGTTCGGCACCGAGAAGAAGACGTACCAGTACTACGACAGCACCCTGCACACCGCGCTGCCCATCAACTATGAGGGCACCGAGACCGTCAACGGCCTAGAGGCGTACCGGTTCCGGCAGGTCGTGCCCGAGCAGCAGGCCACTATGGACGAAGAGCTGAAGGGCGTTCTGCTCGGCGTCTTCGCGCCCGGGTCCACCAGCGGCACCGTGCAGTACAACGCCGCCCGCACGCTCTGGGTGGAGCCGGTCACCGGCAGCATCATCGACTACCAGGAGGAGCAGCACCGCGTGCTGGTCTCCAACACCGGGGTGCGGACGACGCTGCTGGACGCGGTCTTCCGGTACACGCCGCAGACCCGCCAGACCGTCGTCGACAAGGCCGGCGACGGCCGCTCGACGCTGCTGCTGCTGGGCCGCTGGATCCCGATCGGCCTGACGGTACTGGCGCTCCTGCTGCTGGCGTTCGGCTACCTGCTGACCCGCGGGGCCGTGCGCGCCGGCGCCCCGGTCGCGGCCGTGCCCACGCAGCCGGCCACCGGCCCGGACCGCACGGCCGTACCCCAGACCTAA